The Longimicrobium sp. genome contains the following window.
CATGGCCAGGCGCGCCAGGCGCGAGCGGGTCTCGCGCAGCACCGCGTCGCCGCCGAAGCCGGTCAGCAGCACGGGCGCGTGGGCCCGCGCGAGGTCCCACTGGTCCGCCTCGATGGCCATCAGCGCGCTGTCCACCGGCTCCGCCCGCTCCATCCGCGGGTCGTCCCCGAATCCCCCGAACAGCCGGTACTCGTCCACCGCGGTCCAGGTGATGGGAATCCCCAGCGCATTTCCCACGATCGTGGCGTACTTCCGCTCCTCGTCGGGGATCAGGCGCTCGTGGTACGCGGTGAAGGAGCGCAGATCCGCGGACGGCACCTCGCGGCGGACGAGCGCGGCGACGGCCGTCGAGTCCCGCCCGCCGCTCATGAAGATCCCCACGCGCCCCGCCGGGGTGCGGTCGCGCACCGCGGCAGCCAGGAGATCGACGAAGTGGTCGACGTACTCGCGGGTGCGGCGGTAACGCAGCGGCTCGTCCATCGGCAGCGACCACCATTTCCACACGCGGCACTTCCCGTCCTCCACCGCCAGCGCGTGCCCCGGCGGCAGCATATGGACGTCGCGGCGGACGGTGCGATCCAGGTCCCGCGCGTAGCCGTGGACGAGGAAGTCGGCGATCGCGAGCTCGTCCACCCCGCGGCCGGCGGCGGGATGGAGGAGAACGCAGTCGAGGGTGTTGGAGAAGACGAAGTCGCCGCCGGCGGCCGCGTAGTACAGCGGCTTGACGCCGAAGTGGTCGCGCGCGCAGAAGAGCCGCCGCCGCGGCGCGTCCCACACCGCGAACGCGAAGTCGCCCAGGAGATGGTCGACGCACGCGTCGCCCCACGCGCGGTAGGCGCGGAGGATCAGCTCCGCGGCGGGCGCGCCGGGGGATGCGGCCTCACCCGCGGACGCGAGGGCGCGCGCGAGGTCCCCACGCGCGTCGATCCGCGCGTCGGCGGTGATCCAGACCTGATTGTCGAGGGAGAACGGCTGCGGCGGGGGCGAAGCCTCATCCCCCGTGTCGAGGAGCGCGTGGGCGAGGCCGCAGCCGCCGAGCGCGCGGACGTGCTGCCCGTGGGGCCCGTGCCCGGCCATGCACGCCGCCATCCGGCGGAGGAGCGCCGGGTCGGGCGCCGCGCCGCCGGCGGGGACGAACCCTGCGATGCCGGACACGGGGGGAGAAGAACGTCGGGAGGAAGAGGTGGAGACGGCCGCGCGAGGAGACGCGCGGCCGCCCGCCGAAGACGCGTCAGGTCTTCAGGTTGTTCTGGCCTTGCGTGGGATCGTTCTTCTGCGTCGGGATGGCCTGGGTGAGCGTCAGCTCGGCCACGCTGCCGTAGACCTTCAGCCGGGGCGCGCGGTAGGCCCGCGCCGGGGCGGTGGTGCGATCCATGTGCATTCTTCCCATTGAGTTGGCTTCTTCAGCGTCGATCGGCCGGCCCGCGGCCGATCCGTACCATCCAGCCGCGGCGGGGTTCCGCCCTCGGCCTCGCTCGCCTTATTCCGCCGCCGCGGGCTCCACCAGCCGGCGCTCGGCCAGCTCGCCCAGCAGCACCAGCAGGTCGCGCCAGGCGGTGTCGGGGTCCACGTCGTACTCGGCGGTGAGCGCGTCGCGCAGCTCGGCCACGCTCCGCGGCCGGCGCAGCAGCTCCCACACCCGCGCGCCCACGCCGTCCAGCCCGTAGTACACGCCGTCGGCCAGGTTCAGGATCACCGCCTCGCCCTCCACCTCGGCCGAGACCTGGTCGCGCGCGGCGACCAGGACCGTCTCGGGCGTGAAGGCGTGCGCCGGCGAGTCGGTCACCGGTGGCTGAGCGTGCGGGCCACCACGCTCTGCAGCGCGCCGTGGATGGCCACCAGCTCGGGCGCCGGCGGGGTGAACGCCTCGTCGGGGGCGTTGTGCACGTAGTCGTTGAAGGCGCGGATGGCCTCCTGCCACTGCGGCGCCTCTTCGTAGGCCTGCCGGGTGTCGGCACAGCCGCCGCGGTCGCGCATCAGCCCGTTCAGCGCATCGGCCAGCGCACCCGCCTTGCGGCCGAGGTCCGAGTCGGGCGACGCGCCGTGCGCCAGCGCGGCGGCGACGGCGTCGCGGTCGGCCGCGCCGTCGCGGACGCCGAGCAGCGTCTGCACGCGGGCCTCGCTGGCGGTGGGCGTGGCCGCGTTCACGCTGTCGCGGTAGGCGCGCTCGGCGCCGCGCAGCGCGCAGCCGACCGCGGGGGTGCGGAACACCACCTGGTCGCCCGAGCGGGCGAACATCTCGTTCTCGGTGCGCAGCCCCGGGCCCAGGAAGCTGCCGCCGGTGGCGCCGCTGCCGGTGATGTTGGGGCCGCTGTTGTCCGACTGGTTCCCGGTCTGCGCCCGCGCCGGGGCGGCGGCGGCCACGGCCGCCAGCGCGGCCGCGGCCAGGGTGCGGAGGAGGATCGTGCGGGTCATGCAGGTCACCGTGATCAGAAGAAGAAGGGCGGGAGCCAGCGGAAGCCGATCCCCGCCGAGACGATGAAGCGCGGCCCGTCGCCCGCGTTGCGGGTGAGGTCGGCGAAGCCGGCGTTGATCACCAGCGGCACGCGCCGGATGGGGGCCAGCGAGGCGCCGGCGTACAGGTCCTGCCCGTTCCAGTCGGCGATCAGCGAAAGCGGCTCCACCACCTGCAGCCCCGCCGAGCCGAACACGTTCACCGTCTCGTTGTCCTCGACGACGTCGTCCTCGGTGCGGAAGCGCCCGCCGCCCACGCCCAGCGACGCGGCCAGCGCGCTGAAGGGGCGGCGCGGGTCGTCGGCTAGGCGGAACACGTGCGTCACCACGCCGAAGGGGCTCAAGCCCGTGTCGATCCCGCCCCAGTCCACCACGTTCTCGACCCCCGCGGCCACGCCCCAGTCGTCGCCGATGGCGCGGTGCAGCTTGAGGGAGATCGAACCCGTCTCCAGCGGACCGCCGCCGCGCAGCGTGCTGTACGACGTCGCGGCCACCTCGAGCCCCACGAAGCGGTCGCGGTCGCCCAGCCCGATGCCGATCACCGCGGCGCCGTCGTCGTCCTCGGTGAAGCGGGTGCGGGCCTGGTAGGCGAAGCCGGCGAAGCCCTCGCCCATGTCCACGCCGAAGGCGGTGGGCGAGCTGATGCTGACCGCGGGGACCGCGAGCAGGCGGGTGACCGGGCGGCGCAGCGTCAGCCGGTCGCGCCAGTCGCCGGCGGGAAGGTCGGGGAGCGGCCGCTCCTCCATCACCATCCGCGGCGGGTTGGCGGGCTGCGCGCCGCCGGGCGTCACGTCGCTGGGCGGCGCGGGCGGGCGCGGCGGCTCGGCCACGGCCACCGGCGCGGCGGCCGAGTCGGCGGCCGAGGCGTAGCACTCGGCCGGCGGCGGCTCCGACATGTCGGCCGGGGCGCGGACCACGAAGCGGTCGGGGTTGGCGAAGTGCGCGCCCACCACGCGGCAGTTCTGGATCACCACGTAGTCGTCGCCGGGCGCCGCGCCGTTGGGATAGTCCATGTAGGTCAGCCCGCCCTCGCGGCGCACGCGGATCGGCTCGCCCAGGATGGCGCGGACCTGCGCGGGCGTCATCCCCTGCGCCACCACGTCGGTGCGCTTGTGGGGGCGGGCGGGGCGAACCTGGGCCGGGGCGGGGTCGGCCTGCGATGCGCACAGCAGCGCGGCCGCCAGCATCAGGATGCGGGTGCGTGGCATTTTGGTCCGGGGCGCGGGCCGTTAGGAAATGAACGGCGGGAGTTGTGGGGAAGGTCCGGCGAGAGCGGGGGTCGATGGTGCTTCAACCCCTTGGCCGCCGAGAATATGCGAAGTGCACCGACTTCGCACAAGCCTTACGTTTCCTGTGCGCGCGGGCTCCAGTCTGGACTCCCCCCGGCGGCCCGCTTAGGTTGCGCCGCGCCGCTCCGGCCCTTCCTTCCACGCTCCTCTCCCGTGATCTCCCTGATGCGCCGAACCGTCCTTCTCCTGGCCCTGGCCGCCGCCTCGCTCCTGGCCCCCACCGCGCGCGCCGCCGCGCAGGTCGCAGGCGCCGACTCGGCGTTCCTGCGCCCGGGCGACCTGATCCGCCTGCAGGTGTTCCGGCAGCCCGAGTTCTCGGGCGAGTTCGTGGTGAGCCCCGAGGGCACCATCCAGCACCCGCTGCTGACCAGCGTGAGCGTGGTGGGGGTGCCGCGCACGGTGATCCGCGAGCGCATCCGGCAGGCGCTGTCGCGCTTCGAGCGCGAGCCGAACTTCGTGTTCGACTACCTGTACCGCGTGGCGGTGGGCGGCGAGGTGCGCATCCCCAACCTGTACAACCTGACGCCCGAGACCACGGTGTCGCAGGCGATCGCGGCGGCGGGCGGGGTGGGCGAGAACGGGCGGCTCGACCGCGTGCACGTGCTGCGCGACGGCCGCGACCTCCTGGTCGACCTGCAGCGCCCCGACAGCGACGCGGCGGCCATGCGCATCCGCTCGGGCGACCAGATCCGCGTGAGCCGGCGGGCGAACGTGGTGCGCGACTTCGTGGGGCCGTTCGCCTCGATCCTGAGCGCGATCGCCGCCATCGCCACGCTCGCCACGTCGCGATAGCTCTTTCCTCGAAGTCTCTTAAAAGAAAGTCTCACGCAGAGGCCGCAGAGACGCAGAGAACTCAGCGCCATGGTTAGTTCTCTGCGTCTCTGCGGCCTCTGCGTGAGGCAATCTTTTTAGATGGCCGGCGGCCGCTGTCAAATTTCTCGACACCGCCGATGTCGCCGACACCATCGGCCGATCTCCCTGATTTCGCGCACATCCTCCCCGTCTTCCCTCCCGCTGTCCGAAGTTCCGGCAATCCGGCGGCGCTCCACGGTCCTCCGTAAAATTACCTAATTGCTTGATACGCAGGGGTTTGAGAGATTCGGCCCCGGCGGTACGCGTCTGGCCTCGGCGGCCGGCGTCCGCGCCTGCTCCGGGCGCGGCCACCGCACCGAGTCCAGACCACGTTCATGTTCTCCTCCCCTGCTCGCCTGGCATTCGCCGGGCTCTGCCTGGCCGCGCTGCCGCTGGCCGCGTGCGGCGACTCCGGCGGCGTCTCGTCCTCCGCGCCGACGGGGCCGAGCGCCGCCGCGGCGTGCGCGCCCTCGGCGACCGTCGACCTGCAGCCCGGCCAGACCATGGCGCTGACCGCCGCGCAGGCCGCCTGCTTCCGCCTGGCGCCGTACGCCGGGGCGCGCTACGCGCTGGCCGGCTTCGACGCGCGCGCCATCGACGCGGCGCGCGGCGGTCCCGAGCCATCCGTCTCCGACCAGCCCGTCTACGTCGTGGGCGACGGCTCCGGCGCCGCGCCCGTCGCCACCGCGAACGCGGACCGGCTGGCCGACGCCGCGCCCGATCTGCGCATCCGCGCGGACGCGGCGCCCGACGCGCTGAGCCCCTTCTCGCGCGCCACGCCGTGGAAGGAGGGCGAGCGCTTCCCCATCCGCCGCGTCGACACGGGCGAGCAGGTGACCGCGCGCGTGGTGCGGGTGATGGGGCGCTACGCCTTCGCGCTGGTCGAGGCGGACGCCGAGGGGCACACCGGGCGCTTCATCGACGACACCGAGAAGGCGATGGAGTTCATCCTGGGCCAGGGCGAGGCCGCGCTCGACCGCGTGTGGGGCGGCGGGCGGCCGGTGACCAGCGCCGGCTCGGGGCAGATGCTGGTCGTCTACACCGCGTGGAACGTGGACCAGGGCGCAGGGAGCGCGGCCACGTACGCGGCGCAGGACGGGAGCGGCATCGGCACCTACCTCTGGCTGAACCTGAACGTGCGCCCCGGCGTGCGCGACTCGTACGCGCTGATGGACGTCCCCTCGTTCCGGCTGAAGGTCCTGGCCCACGAGTTCACGCACGCCTGGCAGATGCGCTACGCGTACGAGACGCAGCCCGCCGGCGCGCGCACCGTCGCCTTCGGCCCCGCGTGGGCGATGGAGGGGACGGCCGACCTGGTCGCGATGGACCTCGTGCGCCGTTCGCTGGGCGTGGGGCTGACATCGAACTGGAGCTGGCAGAGCCGCTTCAGCGCGCCCAACGCCGGCGTCACCTACGCGCTGCAGCCCGCCGACACGCGCGGCCGCCTGAGCCGCGGCTACTACGACGCCGCCAGCTTCCTGCAGGACGTGCAGGTGCGGATGGCGCGCCGCGGGATGACCTCCGACGACGCGCTGGCGCAGGTGGCCCGCGGCGCGGTGGAGGGGTGGTTCGGCATCGACGCCGCTGGCGTGCGGCGCCAGGGGCTGGCCGAGCGCGTCCGCGCCGTCCTCGGCTCCGCGTGGGATCCTGCCGACGCCGTGCTGCTGTGGACGCTCACCCAGGCGGCGGACGACCAGACGGACGCGCCCGAGCTGAGCAACCCCGTCTACGACCACGCGGCCGATCCCGACAACGCCAACGCCTGGAAGCCGGCGACGGACGAGGTGCAGGCCGGGCGCAGCTTCGCGTACGAGGTCACGCGCGGCGCGGGAACCAGCTTCTTCGTGCGGATGAAGGACGGCGGCGAGGGCGGCACCGTGTCGCTGCGGGCCACGATCGACGGCACGCGGTGGATGGTGGCGCGGCTGAAGTGAGGGGGTGTCGCGATTCCGTACGCCGTCCGGATCGCCGACGCATTCCCGCAAAAAGGGGGTGGGGTACGGGCGAACGCGGCCGGGCGGCGCACGGGAGTCGCGAAGCTGGACGGATCGAGGGAATCGGGAGAGAAGGTGGGAGATGCAGGTAAGTGAATCTCCACCAAGCACTTGAGATGAACGGCCCCGCGTGGCGCGATGCTCGCCTATGAGCGCGGCGGATGGACGAACCGACACGACACCGGAGAACGACGATGAAGAGCGCGCGCATCCTGATCATCCTGGCGACCCTGGCGCTGGCGGGCGCGGCGGGCACCTCCGACGGTGCCACGCTCCGCGACGCCGCCTGCCGCGTCGACATCGCGGCCCGCATCCTGACGGGCGCCTCCGCGGCCGGCACCTGCCAGCCGTGACGCTAGGGGACAGGGGACAGGGGACAGCAGGAACGGCGGGGCTTCACATCAGCTGGTCAACGCGGGGGATGCTGCCGATCCCCTTGCACCGGGCGGGGCGTGCGCGAGCATGCCCCGCCTTCTTTTCCTCCGCACGTCCTTACGAGGACATCTGCGTGCGTGAGCCGTGGTTCGTCACCGAGCCGACCAGCCTCGCGCTGTTTGCGAGGCTTCCCGTAGTTGTTGCTGCGGCGCTGCGGCTTCAGCCGCCGGTGAGATGCCAGTCCTCGATTTCCGCACTCAGCACTGATGGACTGAGGATGCGGCGAAAGCGAAGCAGGGGACGGTTCAGGTGCCGCCCCCCGCTTCGCTTTGCCTGTCATATCACTCCCTAGGCTCCGTAGCGGTGAATCCAGAGGAGTTCTCCGCGAACCCAATCGTACCCGTCAGCACCCCGCCTATTTCGCTCCTCCAGCAGGGTTGCACGAACATCGCGCACAAGGGCACCGACGCCCTTCTTGTAGTCGATCGGCGACAGCAGAATCCCGGCATGTACCTTCTCCTCCTCCAGCCACTGCGTATGGAGGGGGACGAAGTCCTTCACGTTGTATGTGACGATCATTCGATCTTCCGCAGCCGCCAACTCAAGTTGCTGAGAGTCGTACAGTTGCAAGCTCTCTATGTCGTGGACGCCAATTGCATCAATCCCGGCATCCCGAAAAGCTTGGGCCGCCTTGGCATGGACGCATTCATCCAAGTATAGCCGAAGACCATCCACGTAGCGGACACCTTGTCAGCGAATGGCGTCGGCAATCGCGCGCTGATGCCACTCACGGTCGCGCTCCACCAGCGCGGAAAACTCGCGGGCATAGGCGAGAGCATTGAAAACATCTCCTTCCGTAAGGCGCGGATACGCCTCAATCACGTCGTCTATACTTCCCGTTTCTGCGTACAGATCATCAATCAGGAACACGGGAATGCGGGTACTGATGATGACTGCCATCCCGCTCCATATGTTGCGGTCGCGAGTGACGTTATAGGCCTCTTCCTCCCGGAAGCTATGGCGTTCGGTCACGCATGGACGCTGAACAGGCGCCCATGCCGCTCGGCCCACCCCTACCCACGCCTGTGCAAGGCTGGTCATTCGCTAAACTCCTTTTCAAGAGACGCCG
Protein-coding sequences here:
- a CDS encoding DUF433 domain-containing protein, translated to MTSLAQAWVGVGRAAWAPVQRPCVTERHSFREEEAYNVTRDRNIWSGMAVIISTRIPVFLIDDLYAETGSIDDVIEAYPRLTEGDVFNALAYAREFSALVERDREWHQRAIADAIR
- a CDS encoding PqqD family protein; translated protein: MTDSPAHAFTPETVLVAARDQVSAEVEGEAVILNLADGVYYGLDGVGARVWELLRRPRSVAELRDALTAEYDVDPDTAWRDLLVLLGELAERRLVEPAAAE
- a CDS encoding asparagine synthase-related protein, giving the protein MSGIAGFVPAGGAAPDPALLRRMAACMAGHGPHGQHVRALGGCGLAHALLDTGDEASPPPQPFSLDNQVWITADARIDARGDLARALASAGEAASPGAPAAELILRAYRAWGDACVDHLLGDFAFAVWDAPRRRLFCARDHFGVKPLYYAAAGGDFVFSNTLDCVLLHPAAGRGVDELAIADFLVHGYARDLDRTVRRDVHMLPPGHALAVEDGKCRVWKWWSLPMDEPLRYRRTREYVDHFVDLLAAAVRDRTPAGRVGIFMSGGRDSTAVAALVRREVPSADLRSFTAYHERLIPDEERKYATIVGNALGIPITWTAVDEYRLFGGFGDDPRMERAEPVDSALMAIEADQWDLARAHAPVLLTGFGGDAVLRETRSRLARLAM
- a CDS encoding DUF5615 family PIN-like protein, giving the protein MDGLRLYLDECVHAKAAQAFRDAGIDAIGVHDIESLQLYDSQQLELAAAEDRMIVTYNVKDFVPLHTQWLEEEKVHAGILLSPIDYKKGVGALVRDVRATLLEERNRRGADGYDWVRGELLWIHRYGA
- a CDS encoding polysaccharide biosynthesis/export family protein is translated as MRRTVLLLALAAASLLAPTARAAAQVAGADSAFLRPGDLIRLQVFRQPEFSGEFVVSPEGTIQHPLLTSVSVVGVPRTVIRERIRQALSRFEREPNFVFDYLYRVAVGGEVRIPNLYNLTPETTVSQAIAAAGGVGENGRLDRVHVLRDGRDLLVDLQRPDSDAAAMRIRSGDQIRVSRRANVVRDFVGPFASILSAIAAIATLATSR
- a CDS encoding lasso RiPP family leader peptide-containing protein, with amino-acid sequence MDRTTAPARAYRAPRLKVYGSVAELTLTQAIPTQKNDPTQGQNNLKT